One genomic window of Leptolyngbya sp. NIES-3755 includes the following:
- a CDS encoding ABC transporter solute-binding protein (similar to AA sequence:cyanobase_aa:glr3311): protein MICYSLNVLKASSMKSFIYLSLLTLALAACSSTPNNTAVAPSPAASGAPTQAANQQEQRKPLVVTTVAPLTNIVSNIAGDRMEVKGIIPEGTDSHTFEPRPSDTDILSKASLILVNGLHLESPTEKLANSTKPKDTKIFEMGSNTITQDQWMFDFSFPKEKGDPNPHLWVNPKYAEAYAKLAAQQLTALDPAGKNYYETNLKNYMQRLEDLDKVTREVVASIPPENRKLLTYHDSWAYWAREYGFQVIGAIQPSDFKEPSAQDVAKLIDQIKKEKVPAIFGSEVYPSKVEEQIAREANVKTANTADDELPGEGGSANAVENKNPQHTYIGMMANNLRIIASGLGGKPELVDRLVTANVVGPTAVAANPTK from the coding sequence ATGATCTGTTATTCACTAAACGTTCTAAAAGCATCTTCAATGAAATCCTTTATCTACCTATCTCTGCTCACACTGGCATTAGCCGCCTGTAGCTCTACGCCCAACAACACGGCAGTTGCCCCTAGCCCCGCAGCATCCGGCGCTCCAACTCAAGCTGCAAATCAACAAGAACAGAGAAAGCCCCTCGTTGTCACAACTGTTGCACCGCTGACGAATATCGTGAGCAACATTGCAGGCGATCGCATGGAAGTCAAAGGAATCATTCCCGAAGGCACAGATTCTCATACGTTTGAGCCGCGTCCCTCAGACACAGACATTCTCTCCAAAGCCAGTCTGATTCTCGTCAACGGCTTACACTTAGAGTCACCGACTGAGAAATTAGCCAACTCAACGAAGCCAAAAGACACCAAGATCTTCGAGATGGGAAGCAACACAATTACCCAAGACCAGTGGATGTTTGACTTCAGCTTCCCGAAAGAGAAAGGTGATCCAAATCCTCACCTGTGGGTCAATCCGAAATACGCAGAAGCCTACGCTAAACTCGCAGCACAGCAGTTAACCGCGCTTGACCCCGCAGGCAAAAACTACTACGAAACCAATCTCAAAAATTACATGCAGCGGCTAGAGGATCTTGATAAAGTCACTCGTGAAGTTGTCGCTAGCATTCCGCCCGAAAACCGCAAGCTATTGACCTACCACGACTCCTGGGCTTATTGGGCGAGAGAATACGGCTTCCAAGTGATTGGCGCAATTCAGCCCTCTGACTTTAAAGAACCGTCTGCTCAAGATGTGGCAAAACTGATCGACCAGATTAAGAAGGAAAAAGTCCCTGCGATCTTTGGTTCTGAAGTCTATCCAAGCAAAGTCGAAGAACAAATTGCACGGGAAGCTAATGTGAAGACGGCAAACACCGCAGACGACGAGCTACCCGGAGAAGGCGGATCAGCAAATGCAGTTGAAAACAAAAATCCGCAGCACACTTACATCGGCATGATGGCGAATAACCTCCGCATCATTGCAAGTGGATTAGGTGGCAAACCTGAACTCGTTGATAGGCTCGTCACCGCAAACGTGGTCGGACCTACTGCCGTTGCCGCAAACCCCACTAAGTAG
- a CDS encoding ABC-3 protein (similar to AA sequence:cyanobase_aa:PCC7424_4744) has product MDFLLKPFQYEFFSRAMMVGVMVGLLCGVMGVYITTRRMSYIAHGLSHAILGGAVMTYVLGLNFYIGSGIWGFGAALLIQYLTGRKVYSDAAIGIVTTASFALGVAIISSYRKFSQNFEAALFGNVLGVSPTDLWVVTVVTVVLLGLVFVFYRPLLFWCFDREVAQVQGVPVFAMDTLFALMLATLLVSTLQVLGVTLIISAVVIPASIARLISDRFGYMMVISGVLGAVISFAGIYLSYYFDIASGASVVLLSTLVFGIVLVSTRFQRRRKRHTPSLNPDHLA; this is encoded by the coding sequence ATGGACTTCTTACTCAAACCGTTTCAATACGAGTTTTTCAGCCGTGCCATGATGGTTGGAGTAATGGTCGGGCTGCTTTGCGGCGTGATGGGTGTTTACATTACGACTCGACGCATGAGCTACATTGCTCACGGTCTCTCCCATGCAATTCTAGGGGGTGCAGTGATGACTTATGTTCTAGGGCTAAATTTCTATATTGGCTCTGGGATCTGGGGATTTGGTGCAGCCCTGCTAATTCAGTATTTGACTGGGCGAAAAGTTTATTCTGATGCTGCGATCGGTATTGTCACGACGGCTAGTTTTGCGTTAGGGGTTGCAATCATTAGTAGCTATCGTAAATTTAGTCAGAACTTCGAGGCAGCATTATTTGGCAATGTATTAGGCGTTTCTCCGACTGATCTTTGGGTCGTAACAGTCGTGACCGTTGTGCTACTAGGGCTGGTCTTTGTGTTTTACCGTCCCTTGTTGTTTTGGTGTTTCGATCGAGAAGTTGCTCAAGTTCAAGGCGTTCCTGTTTTTGCAATGGACACCTTATTTGCGCTGATGTTAGCAACGCTATTGGTTTCGACATTGCAAGTGTTAGGCGTAACACTAATCATTTCAGCCGTAGTGATTCCGGCTTCGATCGCTCGTCTGATCAGCGATCGCTTTGGCTACATGATGGTTATCTCCGGTGTACTCGGTGCCGTCATATCCTTTGCGGGAATCTACCTGAGCTATTACTTTGATATTGCATCCGGCGCGAGTGTTGTTTTACTTTCAACGCTGGTGTTTGGTATTGTGCTGGTCTCAACCCGCTTTCAGCGTCGTCGTAAGCGTCATACTCCCTCTCTGAATCCAGACCATCTCGCATAG
- a CDS encoding hypothetical protein (similar to AA sequence:cyanobase_aa:PCC7424_0719) — MPSPFPGMNPYLEHLTFWSEFHSRLIVEVSNALVPSLRPKYYVGVETRTYTDEGEEELLVGIPDALILPSVEQQENLRSSEVSDVAVQTRPTQIRLPVPVEVRERYLEVREVGTNTVITAVEILSPKNKRKGKGRTAYEKKRQRVLGSLSHLVEIDLLRGNLPMPMVGTTEKIDYRIVVSREASRPTADLYGFSLREAIPPFPLPLKPEDVELTVNLQEVFDRVYDLGSYDVRIDYRQPIPPPALSKLDQQWVNELLAPLRET; from the coding sequence ATGCCGTCGCCTTTCCCCGGAATGAACCCTTATTTGGAACACCTTACGTTTTGGTCGGAATTTCACAGCCGTCTGATTGTCGAAGTGTCTAATGCACTGGTTCCAAGTTTGCGCCCGAAGTACTATGTCGGAGTGGAAACGCGCACCTATACCGATGAGGGTGAAGAAGAATTGCTGGTCGGCATTCCTGATGCTTTGATATTACCATCGGTAGAACAGCAAGAAAATTTGCGATCATCAGAAGTATCAGACGTTGCCGTGCAAACACGCCCAACCCAGATTCGCCTCCCTGTGCCTGTTGAAGTCCGAGAACGGTATCTGGAAGTCCGAGAGGTGGGAACGAACACGGTTATCACGGCAGTCGAAATTCTGTCCCCTAAAAATAAGCGCAAAGGCAAGGGACGGACCGCATACGAGAAAAAGCGTCAGCGCGTGTTGGGAAGCTTGTCGCATTTGGTTGAAATTGACTTACTTCGCGGAAATTTGCCGATGCCGATGGTGGGGACGACTGAAAAGATTGATTATCGGATTGTGGTGAGTCGAGAAGCCAGTCGCCCCACCGCAGACTTGTACGGCTTTAGCTTGCGAGAAGCAATTCCTCCGTTTCCACTTCCCCTAAAGCCGGAGGACGTTGAATTAACTGTGAACCTGCAAGAAGTCTTTGATCGCGTTTACGACTTGGGCAGTTACGACGTGCGGATCGATTATCGCCAGCCTATTCCCCCACCTGCCTTGTCGAAACTAGATCAGCAGTGGGTGAATGAGTTACTTGCACCACTGCGGGAGACGTGA
- a CDS encoding hypothetical protein (similar to AA sequence:cyanobase_aa:Npun_BF174) has protein sequence MPKSLPEKCRLCAKLSAIEAKQLHGVEGDDCWDSHRCPNRRSYARHRDRRNQQRNQQRWAQQGRISIQLNDQPLTADAIAQVREHSGMKQIQFETELPDAGYSAVLQVYRRAVDAPLVAIAGEVWRGRTKEAEIAPISCATLTPRQVEIYVERLLKSLNEL, from the coding sequence ATGCCGAAATCATTGCCCGAAAAGTGTCGCTTGTGTGCCAAGCTGTCTGCAATCGAAGCGAAGCAGTTACATGGCGTTGAGGGCGACGATTGCTGGGATTCGCATCGCTGCCCGAATCGTCGATCGTATGCTCGTCACCGCGATCGACGCAATCAACAGCGCAATCAACAACGCTGGGCGCAGCAAGGACGAATCTCGATTCAGCTCAATGATCAGCCGCTCACGGCAGACGCGATCGCCCAGGTGCGTGAGCATTCAGGTATGAAGCAGATTCAGTTTGAAACTGAGTTACCGGATGCGGGGTACTCAGCGGTTTTGCAAGTCTACCGTCGAGCTGTGGATGCGCCATTAGTGGCGATCGCGGGTGAAGTGTGGCGCGGACGAACCAAAGAAGCTGAAATTGCTCCGATTTCTTGTGCCACGTTAACGCCTCGCCAGGTCGAAATTTACGTTGAGCGATTGCTAAAGAGTCTGAATGAACTTTAG
- a CDS encoding manganese transport system ATP-binding protein MntA (ab initio prediction:Prodigal:2.6;~similar to AA sequence:cyanobase_aa:sll1599) produces the protein MEPLLEVKNLTCGYQSEPVFTGVNLALYPRQLSGLVGPSGSGKSTLIKAILGLVHPWQGEIKSQGKRLKFGTSPPRVGYVPQVETVDWNFPVTAEEVVMMGRYRHHKFLPWSTRRDRTVARELLERVGVAHVAHQPIGNLSGGQQQRVFLARALVGEPELVLLDEPTSGSDLHVQHELLHLLAELSQQGLSILLSTHDLNSVATHLPWVVCFNQGLVCQGEPSEVFTPATLRRTFGADMLVMRQEERVLISSDATTLLHELKSNLPPALRQNNSKSA, from the coding sequence ATGGAACCTTTGTTAGAAGTTAAGAATTTGACCTGTGGCTATCAAAGTGAGCCTGTCTTTACCGGAGTAAACTTGGCGCTTTACCCGCGCCAGCTTTCTGGATTAGTCGGTCCCTCTGGCAGCGGCAAAAGCACGTTAATTAAGGCAATACTCGGACTCGTACATCCTTGGCAGGGCGAAATTAAATCTCAAGGTAAACGGCTGAAGTTCGGCACGTCTCCGCCTAGAGTGGGGTACGTTCCACAAGTTGAAACCGTGGATTGGAACTTTCCGGTTACGGCAGAAGAAGTGGTGATGATGGGACGGTACAGACATCACAAATTCTTGCCGTGGTCAACGAGGCGCGATCGCACTGTTGCCAGAGAACTGCTTGAACGAGTGGGCGTTGCTCATGTGGCACATCAACCGATCGGGAATTTATCCGGCGGACAGCAACAGCGGGTTTTCCTTGCCCGTGCGCTCGTTGGAGAACCCGAACTCGTCCTCTTAGATGAACCCACGAGCGGTTCTGATTTACACGTCCAGCATGAACTGTTGCATTTGCTCGCAGAACTAAGCCAGCAAGGGTTATCTATTTTACTTTCAACTCACGACCTTAACTCGGTTGCAACTCATCTTCCTTGGGTAGTGTGCTTCAATCAAGGCTTAGTTTGTCAAGGAGAACCTTCAGAGGTGTTTACGCCCGCAACGCTGCGGCGAACTTTTGGAGCAGATATGTTGGTAATGCGTCAAGAGGAACGAGTCTTAATCTCTAGTGATGCGACAACTTTGTTACACGAATTGAAAAGTAATTTACCTCCTGCGCTTCGTCAAAATAATTCTAAATCTGCCTAA
- a CDS encoding unknown protein (similar to AA sequence:cyanobase_aa:alr7078) — MVQKRQFQHSSQVVQLELWTVIESAEEVPEQADLEQIWSILDVAPDCLSVRSQLKLAGDVIDRMAQIIHDRALLTIEEIHHIGNAEGPIMPPGAFDRFVRQSMQVNLMQFVEAPSVPPRAMPVGSRFDYPNDGRSVVAEIDQAALLEALDEELQFFEEPETYEQALALAHSENVQDWVNAIEQCFAVQPSNCIPLTELVTLMGEVSQEEVSEPQRLWVKTWLALLLGEYRLEQRGEFYQIETVWVAA; from the coding sequence ATGGTTCAAAAGCGGCAATTTCAGCACTCAAGCCAAGTCGTGCAACTCGAACTTTGGACTGTGATAGAAAGTGCAGAAGAGGTTCCAGAACAAGCAGATCTGGAACAAATCTGGTCAATTCTGGACGTTGCGCCCGATTGCTTGAGTGTGAGATCGCAGTTGAAATTAGCAGGCGATGTGATTGATCGCATGGCGCAAATTATTCACGATCGCGCACTTCTGACGATTGAAGAAATTCACCACATCGGCAATGCAGAAGGACCGATCATGCCACCCGGAGCGTTTGATCGCTTTGTTCGACAATCGATGCAAGTCAACTTGATGCAATTTGTTGAAGCGCCATCGGTTCCACCCAGAGCGATGCCGGTGGGCAGCAGATTCGACTATCCCAACGATGGGCGATCCGTTGTTGCAGAGATTGATCAAGCGGCACTGCTAGAGGCACTGGATGAAGAACTACAGTTTTTTGAGGAGCCAGAAACCTATGAGCAAGCGCTTGCACTTGCCCATAGTGAAAATGTTCAGGACTGGGTGAATGCGATCGAGCAGTGTTTTGCAGTTCAGCCTAGCAACTGTATTCCGCTGACTGAACTGGTAACACTAATGGGTGAAGTGAGCCAAGAGGAAGTTAGTGAGCCACAAAGATTATGGGTGAAGACTTGGCTGGCACTATTGCTCGGCGAGTATCGGCTGGAGCAGCGTGGAGAGTTTTATCAAATAGAAACTGTTTGGGTCGCAGCTTGA